One Alnus glutinosa chromosome 3, dhAlnGlut1.1, whole genome shotgun sequence genomic region harbors:
- the LOC133864046 gene encoding protein CURVATURE THYLAKOID 1B, chloroplastic, with protein MASSSSSTLTLSSSSTLVDGKAPRQSAAASPQCVTLPTLPPPPMQSQNRPWKSTAYCRKIARNVMAMATGEAPAEVGANELPEIVKTVQEAWDKVEDKYAVSSLAVAGVVALWGSTGMISAIDRLPLVPGVLELVGIGYSGWFAYKNLIFKPDREVLIQKVKDAYKDIIGSS; from the exons ATGGCCTCAAGCTCCTCCTCCACACTCACACTCTCCTCCTCATCCACCCTTGTCGACGGCAAGGCTCCTCGCCAGTCGGCTGCTGCATCGCCACAATGTGTGACCCTTCCCACACTGCCCCCACCGCCTATGCAGTCACAGAACCGACCCTGGAAGAGCACTGCTTATT GCCGTAAGATTGCTCGCAATGTCATGGCCATGGCCACTGGAGAGGCACCGGCAGAAGTTGGAGCAAATGAGCTGCCAGAGATTGTCAAAACAGTTCAAGAAGCT TGGGACAAAGTTGAAGACAAATATGCAGTGAGTTCACTTGCAGTAGCTGGGGTGGTCGCGCTGTGGGGCTCCACTGGGATGATCTCG GCAATTGATAGGCTTCCTCTTGTTCCTGGGGTTCTTGAGCTTGTAGGCATTGGCTATTCTGGG TGGTTTGCATACAAGAACCTGATTTTCAAACCAGACAG GGAAGTTTTGATACAGAAGGTAAAAGATGCCTATAAGGATATAATCGGGAGCAGCTAG
- the LOC133864118 gene encoding caffeic acid 3-O-methyltransferase-like, with the protein MATKSPRQLKQKEEDEVFSQAMELACGSVLPMAMNAAIELRVFDILANAGPGATLSAAQIAAQMPAKNPDAPAMLERICDLLVYHCVLGCSVVKNAGGDGCPVRRLYFLLPVSKYFARNPDGVSLAPLMTLNHDKVYLDSWSQLKDAVLEGGVPFNRVHGMHAYEYAGRDPRFSQVFNTAMFNHTTILVKKLLEAYDGFKNLNQIVDVGGGIGVALSLIISKYPKIKGINFDMPHVIKHAPPYPGVKHVAGDMFESVPKGDAIFLKWILNDWSDDDCVKILKNCYSALPNDGKVIVMAQVLPLFPEITTNAKVKSLLDMLMMTQKPGGRERMQHVPLADAAGFESVSLTCHVYDTWIMEFNKKDLTSGSFCESLHSSSFFA; encoded by the exons ATGGCGACCAAAAGCCCCAGACAactcaaacaaaaagaagaagatgaagtctTCTCCCAAGCCATGGAACTGGCGTGCGGGTCAGTGCTGCCCATGGCCATGAACGCAGCCATCGAGCTCCGCGTTTTCGACATCTTGGCCAATGCGGGCCCTGGTGCCACGCTCTCCGCTGCGCAGATCGCGGCCCAGATGCCCGCCAAGAACCCCGACGCACCTGCCATGCTGGAACGCATCTGCGACCTTCTGGTGTACCACTGCGTGCTTGGTTGCTCTGTGGTTAAGAACGCTGGCGGTGATGGCTGTCCTGTCCGTAGGCTCTACTTTCTGCTTCCGGTATCCAAGTACTTCGCGCGTAATCCAGATGGGGTTTCCTTAGCGCCCTTGATGACCTTGAATCATGACAAAGTTTACTTGGATAGTTG GTCTCAACTAAAGGATGCAGTTCTTGAAGGCGGAGTTCCATTTAACAGGGTTCATGGAATGCACGCCTATGAGTACGCTGGCAGAGACCCTAGGTTCAGTCAAGTTTTCAACACTGCAATGTTCAACCACACTACAATACTTGTAAAGAAGTTGCTCGAGGCCTATGACGGTTTTAAGAACCTCAATCAGATCGTCGATGTTGGTGGTGGAATCGGAGTGGCCCTTAGCTTAATCAtttcaaaataccccaaaaTTAAGGGCATTAATTTCGACATGCCTCATGTTATAAAACATGCGCCACCCTACCCTG GTGTGAAACATGTAGCTGGAGATATGTTTGAAAGTGTTCCAAAAGGAGATGCCATATTTTTGAAG TGGATACTTAATGATTGGAGCGATGATGACTGCGTGAAGATATTGAAGAACTGCTACAGCGCTCTTCCGAACGATGGGAAGGTAATTGTTATGGCGCAAGTTCTTCCACTTTTTCCAGAAATTACCACTAACGCAAAGGTTAAATCCCTACTTGATATGCTTATGATGACTCAAAAACCGGGAGGACGGGAGCGGATGCAACATGTACCATTGGCAGATGCAGCTGGATTTGAGAGCGTTAGTTTGACTTGTCATGTCTATGATACCTGGATTATGGAGTTCAACAAGAAGGATTTGACATCTGGTAGCTTCTGTGAGAGCTTACACTCTAGTAGCTTTTTTGCCTAA
- the LOC133863128 gene encoding cathecol O-methyltransferase 1-like, with protein sequence MALQMRARAVTRRKVFIDRSQLKDAILEGGIPFNRVHGTHAFEYPGLDPRFNQVFNTAMFNHTTITMKKILDSYKGFEQLNQLVDVGGGLGVTLKLITSRYPHLKAINFDLPHVIQNAPRAPGVEHVGGDMFRRVPKGDAIFMKWIPHDWSDEQCLKLLKNCYNATPNDGKVIAEEAVLPTLPEISTCVKINCEMDVFMMAQNPGGKERTEAEFKALATKARFGGIRYESFVCNFCVMEFFK encoded by the exons ATTCATTGATAGGTCCCAACTGAAAGATGCAATTCTTGAGGGAGGAATTCCATTCAACAGGGTTCATGGCACGCACGCCTTCGAGTATCCGGGCTTGGACCCCAGATTCAATCAGGTTTTTAACACAGCAATGTTCAACCACACCACTATTACTATGAAGAAGATCCTTGACTCCTATAAAGGCTTTGAGCAACTCAATCAATTGGTTGATGTTGGTGGAGGCCTAGGAGTCACTCTTAAATTGATCACTTCCAGATACCCCCATCTTAAGGCCATTAATTTCGACTTGCCCCATGTTATACAAAATGCCCCACGCGCGC CAGGTGTGGAACATGTCGGGGGAGATATGTTCAGAAGGGTTCCCAAGGGGGACGCCATTTTTATGAAg TGGATACCCCATGATTGGAGTGATGAACAGTGCTTGAAGCTGTTGAAGAACTGCTACAATGCTACTCCTAATGATGGAAAGGTAATTGCTGAGGAGGCAGTTCTTCCGACGTTGCCTGAGATTAGCACTTGTGTGAAGATCAACTGTGAAATGGATGTGTTTATGATGGCTCAAAACCCAGGAGGGAAGGAGAGGACTGAAGCAGAATTCAAGGCATTGGCAACCAAAGCAAGATTTGGCGGCATCAGATATGAATCTTTTGTGTGTAATTTTTGTGTTATGGAGTTTTTTAAGTAG
- the LOC133864117 gene encoding caffeic acid 3-O-methyltransferase-like gives MAKNRRLKAKQKREQLLVSASSSSPEPQPQESMATERHKQLKQKEEEDEVFSHAMELACGSALPMAMHAAIELGVFDILANAGPGSTLSAAEIAAQMPAKNPDAPALLERICGLLVFHCVLGCSVVDNDDSDGLPFRRFYFLLPVSKYFVRNQDGVSLAPLMALIHDKVYLDSWSQLKDAVLEGGGAFNRVHGMHSYEYASRDPRFSQVFNTAMFNHTTILVKKMLESYDGFKNLKQIVDVGGGIGVALSLIISKYPKIKGINFDMPHVIQHAPPYPGVKHVDGDMFKSVPKGDAIFLKWILNDWSDDDCVKILKNCYSALPNNGMVIAMVEVLPLFPEITTFAKVKSLLDMLMMTQKLGGRERKKNELFPLVYAAGFKSISLRCHVCNTWIMEFNKDMTSI, from the exons ATGGCCAAAAACAGACGCCTGAAGGCAAAGCAAAAGCGAGAGCAACTGCTGGTCAGTGCGTCGTCTTCTTCACCGGAACCCCAACCCCAAGAATCAATGGCGACCGAAAGGCACAAACAACTCaaacagaaagaagaagaagatgaagtctTCTCCCATGCCATGGAACTGGCGTGCGGGTCAGCGCTGCCCATGGCCATGCACGCAGCCATCGAGCTCGGCGTTTTCGACATCTTGGCCAATGCGGGCCCTGGTTCCACGCTCTCCGCTGCGGAGATCGCGGCCCAGATGCCCGCCAAGAACCCCGACGCACCCGCCCTGCTGGAACGCATCTGCGGCCTACTGGTGTTCCACTGCGTACTTGGTTGCTCTGTGGTTGATAACGATGACAGTGATGGGCTTCCTTTCCGTAGGTTCTACTTTCTGCTTCCGGTGTCCAAGTACTTCGTGCGCAATCAAGATGGGGTTTCCTTAGCGCCCTTGATGGCCTTGATTCACGACAAGGTTTACTTGGATAGTTG GTCTCAACTGAAGGATGCAGTTCTTGAAGGCGGAGGTGCATTTAACAGGGTCCATGGAATGCACAGCTATGAGTACGCTAGCAGGGACCCTAGGTTCAGTCAAGTTTTCAACACAGCAATGTTCAACCACACTACCATACTTGTTAAGAAGATGCTCGAGTCCTATGACGGTTTTAAGAACCTCAAGCAGATCGTCGATGTTGGTGGTGGAATCGGAGTGGCCCTTAGCTTAATCAtttcaaaataccccaaaaTTAAGGGCATTAATTTCGACATGCCTCATGTTATACAACATGCCCCGCCCTATCCTG GTGTGAAACATGTAGATGGAGATATGTTTAAAAGTGTTCCAAAAGGAGATGCCATATTTTTGAAG TGGATACTTAATGATTGGAGCGATGATGACTGTGTGAAGATATTGAAGAACTGCTACAGCGCTCTTCCAAACAATGGAATGGTAATTGCTATGGTGGAAGTTCTTCCACTTTTTCCAGAGATTACCACTTTCGCAAAGGTTAAATCCCTACTTGATATGCTTATGATGACTCAAAAACTGGGAGGAAGGGAGCGgaagaaaaatgaattatttcCATTGGTATATGCAGCTGGATTCAAGAGCATTAGTTTGAGATGTCATGTCTGTAATACCTGGATTATGGAGTTCAACAAGGACATGACATCCATATAG